Genomic segment of Streptosporangium sp. NBC_01755:
CGGTGCTGCTGGCCGCGATCTCCGCGCTGGTGATCAAACGCTGGCCGATCGAGCCGCAGCTTCAGGCCACCGCCTGAGAGTCTGCGGAGAGGAAGATCCCCGGGCTTATCGCCGATGAGCCTCATCTGCCCGATTCGCGAAGTTCGGCTGCTCTGGTGAGGTCCGCAGGTTCAGCCTGGCCAGCGAATCTTCCGGATCTTCCGGATCTTCCGGAGCCGACGGAGCCGACGGAGCCGACGGAGCCGACGGAGCCGGCATGGCCGGGCGAGGCTGGGGGGTCAGCTCACGAGCACCGTGCTCACCAGCAGTGCCGTGACGGTGGCGATCTCGACCAGGGCTCCCAGCACGTCCCCTGTGATGCCGCCGAGCCGGCGCACCGCTCTGCGCCGCACCACCCAGGCCGCCAGCAGTCCGAGTAGCACGGCAGCCGGGAGCCCCCAGGAAGCGGAGAGGTTCCCCAGCCAGGGGACGAGGTCGCTGAGGCCGGCCACCGCGGTCCCGCCGGACGCTGAGATCGAGCCGATCTCCGAGATGAGCCGGTAGTTGTCCTCGTACGCGTCGAGGAACGGAAAGGAGGGCGACCAGACGTCGAGGACATCGGCGTCACGCAGGAAGGCCGGCGCCGCCGATCCCGCGAGCACCAGCGCGGTCATGCCCACCGCGACGCTCCGTCGCACGGTGCCCGCGACCATCGCGCCGAGCCCGTCGGGGCGGGCCGGGGGGATTCCCACCCGGCAGGACCAGGTGAGGGTCAGCCGCCCGGCCGCGCAGGCCGTGACCAGGACGACCGGCCCCATCCCCGCGCGGGCGAGCTCCGACAGGGCCGCCACCTGGAGCAGCAAGGTGCAGACCAGGGTCACCACCCCGAACGGGCCGATGTCGGACCGCTTCATGATCTCCAGTGCCCGTTCGGCGGGCTTTCCGCTGCCCAGCCCGTCGGCGAGGTCGGCCAGCCCATCCAGGTGCAGCCCCCGGGTGAGCAGTGCGAGGGCCGCCACGGCCAGCACCGACGCCGGAAGCGGCGTCATGCCCAGCCACAGCGCCACCGCCAGCACCAGCCCCGCGACGGCCCCGAGCGCCGCCCCCACCAGCGGGGCGATCGCCATCGCGACGCCCCCCGCGCGGCGGTCGACCACCCCGGGACGGACCGGGAACACACTCAGCGTGCCGATTGCGAGACGCACCCCGTCGGTGAACGTCGACGGCCTGTCGGAGGGCGGGGGCATGGGCACGACCGCAGATCATAGCTCGCGCCCCCCGCCTGCGGATTTCTCGGTACGCGCCCGGAGCCGGGGAGGCCCGGCAGGGCAGGGTGACCTCCTCCGACTCCGGCGGCGGGCAGCGGTTCAGCAGCCGGGGAGGCTCAGCAGGGCAGGAGCAGGAGGCGGCCGGCGACGACGAGGGCGACGTCCTCGGATTCCGCGGCGAGGCGCTGGTTCAGGCGGCCGAGGACGTCACGGAACATCCGGCCGCTGGCGGTGGCGGGCACCACGCCGAGGCCGACCTCGTCGGAGACCGCCACTACCCGGGCCCGGGTCTGCCGCCAGGCCGCCACCAGGTCGTCGCACCGGGCCGTGACCGCGTCCAGGCCGTTCCCGCCCGACCACGCCTCGCACTCGTCGAAGACGGAGGCGACCCAGGTGCCGAGCCCGTCGATCAGCAGCGGGGTCCCGGCGGACCGCAGCAGCCCGGCCAGGTCCGTGGTCTCGGCGGTCTCCCAGTGGGCGGGCCTGCGGTCACGGTGTGCCCGGACCCGGCGCAGCCACTCGGGGTCGCCGTCGCCGGACGGCCCGGTCGCGACATAGAGGACCTCGGGTTCGGACACCAGCCGCAGTTCGGCCTCCGCGGACTTGCCCGACCGGGTCCCGCCGAGCAGCAGGGTCCTTCGGGGTGGGGGAGCCGGAACCGGCGGGGGCTCGCCGATGTCGATGACCGTGCCATCCGGTACGGCGCGCACTCCCCACACAGCCGCCCGCCGGGACAGCTCCGCCTCCGTCGGTACCCGGTGGTCGACGTCGACGGCCACCACATGCGTCCGCTCGCCGACCAGCCCCCGCCGCCGCAGGTCCCCCAGCCGTTCCGGCCGGTCAAGCACATCCAGCAGCACCAGGTCCAGCGCCTCTCCCACGCAGGCGGGGTCTGGCTCCCCATCCGGGAGAGAGACGGGCGGGCAGGCGGCGGCGTAGAGGACGCGCCGGCCGCCGGGGGTGGTGACGGTGAGGCCGTCCGGGCCGGGTGAGGCGCGGTAGCCGGGCGGGAGCGGGCCGGTGGGCGGCAGCCGTACGGAGTCGCCGAGCACCACGGATGTGGGGCGGCGGCCGGAGGGGGCGCGGGAGCAGGAGGCGCACCCGCAGCCCGGGGACGGCCAGCCGGCCGCACCAGCCGTACCGGAGATCAGGACCTTCACGCCCGGTCTCCCATCGGGTTGAGGGGTTGAGAGCCTCCGCCTGCCGGCGGAAGCGGGTGACCTCCGCAGCGTACGGGGTCGGGAACAGCCGGGCGGCGGGGCGCGAGACCATGATCCTGCCTCCACGCTCGGGGGCACCCTGGAGAGGTAGGGTTCGCTGAGCCGCCGAACGGCACTGGCAGGATCCGTGAGAAGGAGCTATGGCATGACGTGGCGCTGGCGTTATGAAAACGCGAATGGCGGCGAGGTAGTCGAGGGGGTCGCGCCGCCGGAAACGTTCCCGAGCCAGGCCGATGCCGAGTCGTGGCTCGGTGAGAACTGGCGTGAGCTGCTGGAGGCAGGGGTTGAGAAGGTCACCCTGTTCGAAGGCGAGAAGATCGAGTACGAGGGAATGTCCCTGCGCCCGGAGTGAGCGCGAAACCCGCCGGAGGCGGCCCCCCGACCGGCCGGGTCACATGGTGAGCCGCACATCCCGCCTGGTGGAAGAGCCGGGCGCGAGCTGACGGTCACTGAGGAACGGCGAGCGGCTCACCGACCCCTCGCCCCCTCGGTGAGAGGGGGCGAGGGGTCTCCCCGTCCCGCGGTGACCGGAGACCTTCGCCGGGCCGGTGGTCACTGACCGTTCAGGTCAGCCGGCGAAGCCCACCGGATGAATCCGGCGAGCCTTTGCGGTCACAGCACTCAGGGACGCTGCCTGGGGCTGACGGTCTTGGCGGGGTCGCGCTCGACGACCGGGCCGAGGACGTCGTCGATCCTCTTGAGCACCTCGGCGTCCAGTTTCACCCCGGAGGCCCTGACGTTGTCGCGGACCTGCTCGGGCCTGCTGGCGCCGACGATGGCCGAGGACACGTTCGGGTTCTGCAGTACCCAGGCCACCGCGAGCTGGGCCATGCTCAGCCCGAGATCGGCGGCGATCGGCTTCAGCTGCTGGACGCGGGTGAGCACGTCGTCGTTGAGCATCCGGGAGATGAAGTCGCCCCCGGTGGGGTCGGTGGCCCGGGAACCGGCGGGGGGCGGCTGCCCCGGCAGGTATTTGCCGGTGAGCACGCCCTGGGCGATGGGAGAGAAGACGATCTGGCCGACGCCCTCCTTCTCGCTCAGCGGCACGACCTCGGCCTCGATGACCCGCCACAGCATGGAGTACTGGGGCTGGTTGGAGACCAGGCGGTCGAAGCCCATCTTGTCAGCGATCTTCAGTGCCCGGCTGATCTGCTCGGCGGTCCACTCGCTGACGCCGACGTAGAGGACCTTGCCCTGGCGTACGAGGTCGTCAAAGGTCTTGAGGGTCTCCTCAAGCGGCGTCTCGTAGTCGAAGCGGTGTGCCTGGTAAAGATCGACGTAGTCGGTCTGCAGACGGCGCAGCGAGCCGTGCAGGGACTCGGTGATGTGCTTGCGCGACAGGCCGCGGTCGTTGGGGCCCTGGCCGGTCGGCCAGTAGACCTTGGTGAAGATCTCCAAAGACCCGCGGCGGACGCCCGCGAGGGCGCGGCCGAGAACCTCCTCCGCTCTGGTGCCCGCGTACACGTCGGCGGTGTCGAAGGTGGTGATCCCCTCATCGAGCGCCGCCCGCACGCACTGATTGGCGGCGTCCTCCTCTACCTGGGAACCGTGGGTGATCCAGTTGCCGTAGCTGATCTCACTGACCATGAGACCGCTCCGGCCAAGGTGGCGGAATTCCATGGTCTGACATTAGTAGGTGCCCGATTCGGGATACTCTGCCGGGCGTGTTGCGGTTGATCACTTCTCGGAGAGTGCGGCTGGCGCTCGCCGCCGGGGTGCTGGCGGCGGTCGTCGTGGTGGTCGTCCGCCTGTGGCGGAGACCGGAGGCCGGCCCCCGGGGCTACTCCCCGATCAAGAAGGCGTCGATCGGCTCACCGGCGGAGAAAACGGCCTCCGGGGCCGGGCGCGTGCCGCGGTGGCCTCCCGCGCCGCTCCTCGGTGTCCCCACGGAGGAGGACCTCAGGCGGTACGCCGTGGGTCCCCCCTCCGCCTTCCGGTCCGCCGTCGAGCGGACGTTCGCGCGCAGGTCGCCGCACGAGCCGCTGGACGGGGCCACCCGGGGCCGCCTGGCCCGCTGGGGTGTCGTCGGGATCGGGCTGTTCCTGCTCGCCTTCGGCACGCAGGTCCTGGAGAACGCGGTCTTCTCGGAGGGGACGCGGGCCGTCGAGGAAATCGCCCTCCGGAGCCCTCCGGATGCGAAGGACGGGTGCGAGCCGGGGCAGGCGCTGGAACCGGGGATCCGCTACCCGGCGGAAGAGGGGCCGGTGAGCCGGTACACCGGCTCGTGC
This window contains:
- a CDS encoding aldo/keto reductase family protein; its protein translation is MEFRHLGRSGLMVSEISYGNWITHGSQVEEDAANQCVRAALDEGITTFDTADVYAGTRAEEVLGRALAGVRRGSLEIFTKVYWPTGQGPNDRGLSRKHITESLHGSLRRLQTDYVDLYQAHRFDYETPLEETLKTFDDLVRQGKVLYVGVSEWTAEQISRALKIADKMGFDRLVSNQPQYSMLWRVIEAEVVPLSEKEGVGQIVFSPIAQGVLTGKYLPGQPPPAGSRATDPTGGDFISRMLNDDVLTRVQQLKPIAADLGLSMAQLAVAWVLQNPNVSSAIVGASRPEQVRDNVRASGVKLDAEVLKRIDDVLGPVVERDPAKTVSPRQRP
- a CDS encoding bifunctional adenosylcobinamide kinase/adenosylcobinamide-phosphate guanylyltransferase codes for the protein MKVLISGTAGAAGWPSPGCGCASCSRAPSGRRPTSVVLGDSVRLPPTGPLPPGYRASPGPDGLTVTTPGGRRVLYAAACPPVSLPDGEPDPACVGEALDLVLLDVLDRPERLGDLRRRGLVGERTHVVAVDVDHRVPTEAELSRRAAVWGVRAVPDGTVIDIGEPPPVPAPPPRRTLLLGGTRSGKSAEAELRLVSEPEVLYVATGPSGDGDPEWLRRVRAHRDRRPAHWETAETTDLAGLLRSAGTPLLIDGLGTWVASVFDECEAWSGGNGLDAVTARCDDLVAAWRQTRARVVAVSDEVGLGVVPATASGRMFRDVLGRLNQRLAAESEDVALVVAGRLLLLPC
- a CDS encoding adenosylcobinamide-GDP ribazoletransferase, with translation MPPPSDRPSTFTDGVRLAIGTLSVFPVRPGVVDRRAGGVAMAIAPLVGAALGAVAGLVLAVALWLGMTPLPASVLAVAALALLTRGLHLDGLADLADGLGSGKPAERALEIMKRSDIGPFGVVTLVCTLLLQVAALSELARAGMGPVVLVTACAAGRLTLTWSCRVGIPPARPDGLGAMVAGTVRRSVAVGMTALVLAGSAAPAFLRDADVLDVWSPSFPFLDAYEDNYRLISEIGSISASGGTAVAGLSDLVPWLGNLSASWGLPAAVLLGLLAAWVVRRRAVRRLGGITGDVLGALVEIATVTALLVSTVLVS